DNA sequence from the Salvelinus fontinalis isolate EN_2023a chromosome 33, ASM2944872v1, whole genome shotgun sequence genome:
TGCATAGGTCTGGTTCTGTGTAGAGTAAATCCATATGTCTGCAGCACAAGTATGACGTGTTGGCTGGGATTCTCACGTTTGGCTATGAATGATACATTGTGCTTCAGTTCACACACCTGGACACCTGTGGCATTATCTACGCACCTTTACACACCTGCCATTCAAATTCCATACACCTGGACAAACCCTCCTGAGATCTCTGGGTTTCACAGTCATCCTAATTAAATATGTTTGATTAAAGGGATGAATAAGGCTTCTGTGTGTGTAGAAGGGGAGGGGGAGTCATCCAGGAAGAATAGGTTATGTTCATATCCAGTATCCCAGAAGACTGACATAAatagtgtatgtgtgttgtaTTCATTGCATATGTTGCAGAATCTTGATGGAGATATATTATCTGTGATTGAGAATCCTGTGGCTGTCAGTCATCCTTTTCACCCAGAGAAGACAGGAGTGGGAGGGCCCCAAGGAGCTCAGAGTCAGAGCTGCCATGCCTGGCTGAGAGGAATCCATTCTACAAACCACGGTAAGGCAATGCCTGGGTGGTGCACTGTTTAATAGGGCTGGAACCACAGGCTATGATTAGTAGACCACATTATCCAATTAGTGCACAAACAAGGCATGTTACATAAAGTCTTATCTAATTAGAGTATATAGCAGCATTAAGCTTTAGTACTTTAGTGTCTCATTGTCTTAAGTTAAAGCCAAGTCCAGCTAGCCTCAGTGCTTTAACTATCCTTTTCACAAACTGTAGTACATTATACAGCTACCCCTCACAGCTGCCATGCAGACTTTATATGAGTCCGTTGATTATGACATTGCCTGTGAAATGTTCAGCATTCATCTTTGTCACCTGTTCCCTGCATGTGGTATGCTTTGTTCACATCCTTAGTTGTGTGCACATTGTAGACTGTAATGGCTGTTACATGCTGTGCCGCTATCTCTTCCACTCTATGTCAGTGTGGCAGACAGCTAACATGCCTTTTAGCAGTATACCCAAGCAGTTTATCTCTTATCAGTGTCTAATTCAGCTGTGCTCCAGTGTCAGCCCATAGACCGGTGAGAGTACTGGTTGCTGTGTGTGCAGTAGGACTTCTGGGAGGCTTAGCAGTTGGAGTGTGGTTCCTAGGTGAGACATCCTGCAAGTGTCAAATCATGGAGTATTAAGAGAATGATGACATGTTCAATGTTCTAGTGTTTGTGAGGCACAGATTCCTTGCTGTGGTGGATAACAAACAGAAATAACCCTACATGTCAGAATATAGAACACTGTATTTGAATGTTTTACAATGAGTCCGTCATAGCTGATTAACTATGCATGATAATCATGTCTCACACAATGACAGAGCTAGATTAAGAACATCTGTTTTACATCCACTATGACTATAATTCACTCTGCATGTTGTTGTTTTCCCTCCCACAGTCAGGTTGTTGTTGAGGCCTACCTCTTCCCAGAGTCCAGCAGGGCTAGGGGACACCAAGGACACGTCCTTCTGTAATGTGACCGAGGACATCTCTGTGGCTGACCCCCGGAAAGGTCTGTGCCTCTCagccctgtcacgttcctgacctgttttctgttgtttttgtatgtgtttagttggtcagggtgtgagttggggtgggcattctatgttatgtgtttctatgttgggttaaatgtgttgcctgatatggttctcaattagaggcaggtgtttgacgtttcctctgattgagaaccatattaaggtaagctgttctcactgtttgtttgtgggtgattgttcctgtgtctgtgttcgttgcaccacacgggactgtttcgtgttgtcattcgtttggttagtctttcctgttcgtgcgttcttcgttacatgtagttctcatgttctacgtcgtttgttggttatttttgtaattatcaagtgtagttcgtgtcagtgttcgtcttgtcaaataaattcagtatgtctacattcaacgctgcattttggtccgacccttactcctcctccttgtctgaggaggagaacgacttagacagccgttacaagccCGTCACTCACCACAGAGACTGTCATCTTGTCTGTGTGATTGGctacatcccaaatagcaccttatTCCCCATAGGcgccagtcaaaagtagtgcactatatagggtatacagtgctttcagaaagtattcacaccccttgactttttctacatgttgtgttacagcctgaatttaaaatgtattaaatttagattttttgtcaCTGTCCTATAGtgacaaagtggaattatgtttttagaaatgtttacaaattaattacaaatgagagctgaaatgttttgagtcaatacgtattcaacccctttgttatgggaagcctaaatacgttcaggagtaaaaatgtgcttaacaagtcacataataagttgcatggactcagtccgtgtgcaataatagtgtttaacatgatttttgaatgactaccttatctttgtaccccacacataataCAATTGTCTGTAAGGTCCCCCAGTCAAGCagggaatttcaagcacagattcaaccacaaagaccagggaggttttccagtgcctcacaaagaaggccacccattggtagatgggtaaaaataaaaaagcagacattgaatatccctttgagcatgttcaagttattaattaggctttggatgtgtcaaagcaattaactttttgtcctgaatacagagtgttatgtttggggcaatccAATACCACACATTACTGAGTGCCActatccatattttcaagcatagtagtggctacatcatgttatgggtatcattgtaatcgttaaggactggggagtttttcaggataaaaaataaacctaGATTAAAACCTGGTTCAAAattctttccaccagacactgggagatgaattcacctttcatcaggacaataacctaaaatacaaggccacatctacactggagttgcttaccaagaagacagtgaatgttcctgagtggctgagtaacagttttgacttaaatctacttgaaaatctatggcaagacctgaaaatggttgtctagcaatgatcaacaaccaatttgacagagcttgaagaattttgaaaagaataatgtggaaatattgcacaatccaggtgtggaaagctcttagagacttgcccagaaagactcactgctgtaattgctgccaaaggtgcttctacaaagtattgactcaggagtgtgaatacttatgaaaattagatatttctgtatttaatttgtaataaatttgctaacatttcaaaaaacatgtttcactttgttcttatggggtattgtgtttatatGGGTGAGAAAAACtattatttgattttgaattcaggctgtaacacaacaaaatgtggaacaagtcaagggacaCACTTGTTTTGTCAGGCAGAAAGACCTTCCTAGTAGTTTGATAAACCAAATGTGTTTACATTACAACTATAATTGTCTTTATAATAGTACATATCTTTATTAATACATTCCTTAAAAACTTCTACATGATCACAGtcagtggagaggagtggagacttcagtggagaggagtggagactgTCTATCAACTGACATCAAAACATGAAATAATGATCTGTTTATATTGACTACATTATTTATTGGATATAAGCTGCTTAACATTTCCCTCTCAAACAAGACAGCAGTTCATTACTGTTGATCTAGTTGGTCTCTGGAGGGATTATTTTCAATCAATGAGGTTCAGTGTTTTACAGAATCAGCCCAGAGAACTCTCTCCTGGAGATCCAGCTAGAGAAGGTGCCCACCTGGCTGCCTGTGTGCTATGAGAGATGGAACTCTTCCCTGGGGACCCTGGTCTGCCGCCAGCTGGGATATCTAAGGCTAGTCAACTGAGACCATTTTCTTACCATAAAGCCCACAGCAGCTTTGCAACATAAAAGGCTATTCACCTAACCATAAGACTGATTGCTCCCAGTTAATGTTAGATTATTTAATACCTCGTTTATAGGCTTGCCCGATGCCCCATGGATCAGACATTACTTTTTAAAACACACGCTCTCCCATCTCGCCTGCTTTTATAGAAGATATAACTATGATTAATTTTGTTTCCAGACTGACCAAGCAAAAAGGGGTGAACTTAACGGACATCGGACCTAACTACACCGATGGCTTTATACAGATCACATCTGAACACAAGACCAGCCTGGAAAATATATGGCAGTTAAGGTATGGCAGCTGTCTGAGGATATAATACATAACCTAATGATTCAGAAGAAAATAGATGTGCTATAACATAGTAATCAAGCTTTTTTAATGGAtggatttgtttttatttaggGGGAGTTGCGTCACAGGGAAGGTTAtagctttgaaatgttttggtaagtTTCTGCAGGGTACTAACAACACTAACATAATAGTGGATTACATTGTAATGATACAGAGATACAGTGTATGCATCTCACACACAGGTAAGACCCAATGGCCTTCATACGACCTCTCAGTCATGACTTCATAGTTCTACATATTGGTGGTATACACTaggtatacaaaacattaggaacaccttctctttccatgacatagactgaccaggggaatccaggtgaaagctattatcccttattgatgtcacttgttaaatctacttcaatcagtgtggatgaaaaggaggagaaaggttaaataataataataataattaataagaATACttttttgagacaattgagacatggattgtttatgtgtgccattcagagggtgaatgtgaaaaacaaatgatttaagtgcctttgaactgggtatggtagtaagtgccaggcgtgtttgagtgtgtcaagaactgaaacactgttgggtttttcacgctcaacagtttcccgtgtgtatgaagaatggtccaccacccaaaggacatccagccaacgtgacacaactgtgggaagcattggagtcagcatggtccagcatccctttataacgctttcgacaccttgtagagtccatgccccgatattgaggctgttctgagggcaaaggagggtgcaactcaatattaggaaagtgttcctaatgttttttacaGTGGGGTGATGAGTTACCTCCATACAATGTATGTAAAGTGATCTGGGTAAAAATGCCTTCATGTTTGTTTCCTGTGCCTGTGTAGAGTGTGGGACGCGGGCTAAGCTGCCCAGGATAATCGGGGGAGTGGAGGCTACCTTGGGAAGGTGGCCCTGGCAAGTCAGTCTCTACTACAGCAACCAACACACCTGTGGAGGCACCATCATCACCAGCCAATGGGTGGTCACCGCAGCCCACTGTGTGCACAAGTAAGACCCCTCGGGGTAAAAGGTTAGAGGTCACTGACTCATGGCAGTGTAGTGATGACTAGGGACAGCAATAGCACTCACTTTCTTTTGCACAAAGTAATTAATACTTTATACAATTGAGAATTGGAGAGCCATCTAGCTGACGTACATTTCTTCATCTCTTTTATAACATCCCAGTTATAGGCTGCCACAGGTGTCCAGTTGGGTGGTCTACGCTGGTATTGTCACACGCAGTTCAGCTAAAATGGCTCAGTACACTGGATATGCAGTGGAAAAGATTATCTACAACAAGAAATACAACCCCAGGAGCCACGACAATGACATTGCTCTGATGAAACTGCTGACCCCACTGAATTTCTCAGGTGACAGGGAACTTGATTACTTCACTTTTGAATGCACCACATAGTCCCTTGGCTGACTGGAACACTCAACTATATGATTACAGCAATCAGCTCCAAACCATGTTCCAATATTACTGAAATTAACTTCAACATGACCTACACTGTTTTCTAATATTCCAAATATTATTTGTTATAACATTTTTTTAGATACCATCAGGCCTATCTGTCTGCCACAGTACGAGCATGATCTACCAGGAGGAACCCAGTGCTGGATCTCTGGCTGGGGCTACACTCAGCCAGATGAGGGTACAACTATGTTAAATCAATAATATCATTTAAATAGGAAAATGTAATGTATCGATATCGATGGTTAAATGTTTTCTCATAGCCCAAAGTCATTTAAATCATAAAAATTAGAGCTATATTTACATTAGTTTGACTTTCTTTGACAGTTCTCATCCCTGCCACGCTAAAAGAAGCTCCAGTTCCACTGATAAGCACCAAGAAATGCAACAGTTCCTGCATGTACAATGGAGAGGTCACCCCACGCATGCTCTGTGCTGGATACACCGAGGGCAAAGTGGACGCATGTCAGGTTAGTTCATAAAAAAATACCAGTGTTCTTCCTCCTGTGGTTTGTTTTATGAAGAGATTTACCAAAGGTCAGAGAGTTGTTGTCTTACAAAAGTAGAATTGGTTCTTTATAATGAGAATATTTTCCCTCAGGTGTCCCCCTTTACTGTTCTAAATGATCAAAGACAAAGCTCATTAGGCATGTGCCTGAGAGAGCATACCAGCTTTATTCAAGGTCCTACCAATCAAATTCAGTGGCGATCAGGATTCAGTATTTCACAATATCCCAACCCATAATCACTAAATCACTGTAACTTAACAATATCTCAACCCGTAACAATCAGTGTGGTAGTCTGGTAACCAGTATGATTGACAGCAACGTATATCTGCCCCTGTTCTCTGCCCAGGGGGACAGTGGGGGTCCGCTAGTCTGTCAAATTGacaacgtgtggagactggtgggcGTGGTGAGCTGGGGTACAGGCTGCGCTGAGCCCAACCACCCCGGAGTCTACACCAAGGTGGCCGAGTTTCTCGGCTGGATCTACGACATGATTGAGGTAAATTTACACTAACTCCTCCGTTGCATAGGCCTATGTATTGATTTTTTACATATCAAGACCACATCTGCTTTGCAGTTCTGTTTCTCCTCTTGAAATTGCataatactgtatgttacatTTGTTTTTCCATCCCTAGAGctactgaggaggaagaggaataaGACAATGGATGATCAGGGAGACTCCAGAACAGGCCTAGAGCAAACTGAAACATATGATGCTCCTGACATTCTTCCTCTTGTACTGTAAATGTAATTTTACCTCCTTATAACGGCCATGTTTATTGCAGGAATGCATACATTATTTAACAGTAGGAAATATTCTATACTATACATGTTTGTCATATATTGTATTTTTAGCACCTGAATGAGAACATATTTATACCATATATTTGTCTTGTATTGAAAATAAATTATGCTTCATATCTAAACATGTCCATTGTCTACTGGTGTGATGAAAGAGCTTTATGTACCAGAGCCATCATTTCAGGATACAGACGGTGTCCACCGTTCAGTGCAAAGTAGTAGTATCTCACGTCTGTCTGTAGAGGGCGTGCATGCACCACTCTCATCTCGTTTCCATAGTAACAGAGATCACTCGCTACAAAGTTGATTTTAATCAACATTTAGCTTTAAAGTTAGCACAGGGGTCGCAAGAACTTGAAGCAAGCAAGTTTACTGTGAGTATTTCCATGTGCTTTGTGTTAGAAGGATAACTAACGTTACTGTTCACCATTTGATTCACAGTATTCGTACCAAATAGTTTGATTTTATTCAAAGGCATTGCTGTCTGGTGTATTGCAACAGGTGGTAGACCTAGCGCTAGCTatttagctactgtagctagctagctaacgttaacgttaTTTAACCTGGCCATGAATTCTCTCCATGCTTGTTCATCTATAGCTAGCTTTCATTGCCATACCATAATCAAATGCAAAACTCAAATGAGCTGTGTGTATACTAAACTAAATCACTCAATATCTTTTCAGAAATATGTCTTCTTCCCTGGGGTGTACAAAGGAAGTTTTGCAGCAGGTCAACCAGTTCTGGTCCATGTTAGACGACCTGTCACAGAATGACCCTCAAAGCTACCAGATGTTTATCGAGAAACAGATGAAGCAGGGAACTGATTATAATGCACCACCTCAGCCTGACTCCTGCCTACTCACCGAAATGCTGGTACCATAAAGTACCTGCATTTTCTTTGAACAGCTACACCCACACTGTAGAGTTTATCGATTCAAAACATACAAACTTACAACACTGGCCTACATAAAAATGACATAGCAAAGTGTGTTGATAAGAGAATACTGGTTCATTTGTTTGCAGTGCACGTTTGACTGTGCACTGCTGGCTAATAATATGGAGGTGTGAACTATAAAAGGCTGAACAGTTGCTTTATTGTTTGTGTCAGGAGCCAAATAAAGGGTTGCTGTACATCAATGTGTGTGGCTGGAAGCGCGTCCCTACCCCTGCTGATGAGAACAAGCCCGTGCCTGTGTGTGGAGGGAGACTGGAGACATACACTGATGAAGGAGGAGGTACCAAGAGTCACTGTTGTCCTGCAGAACACAAACCTGTATTTCTGCATAATTACCTGCATTGTAACCTGTATTACAAGAGGTGCTGGCAAAAAAGTGAACATTCCTCAAATTACTTTCTACTACAGCTGACTTTCTTATAACTTGTTTTATGGTTTTGATACTAATGTTATGTAACACTGTTTGAACTTTAAAGGTGTTTCATTGCCGTTTCTCAGTACTACAACTTGTGTTTCACGTACTCAGACGATTACAGTGTGATGGATGTGGCGTTCAGTCCTGCGGTGCTGCAGCAGGCTCAGAAGGACAAGAGGGAGGACCAGGTTCACCTGTTAGCTCTGAGCTTCACCCAGCAGCAGCATGGCCTGCGTCTGATCCAGCAGTACAACGTCAGCAGCAGTAAGCTGAAGGGCAGCCTAGAGGACATGCAGCGCCGCCTGGGTTCTCTAAAACAGTCCAGCCCTGCCACCAACACAGGTAAAGCCTCTACGTAATTATTCAAggggttttattttttattaaggtGACACCACCAAGATAAAGGCGAGATTATTGAATTAAAATATATTGAGCAATACCTACTAACTAACTACGTTTTTTAAGGTATACTGTAGGTGAAGATACATTTTTTGACATTCATTTGACTTCAATTTCCCAGCCTCCCAGACCCCAGCTTCCCTGCTTCAGCAGATCTCTCTGCGTGAAGGGCAGACTGAGGACAGTACACCTGTGCAGCTCATCACATCTGTCCAGCGAACTCCTGGGCCAGGGGACCAAAGCAACAAGACCAAGAACCTGATCCAGGTGATCTCTAGCTCAGTGACAGCCCAGCCTCAGCGGCCACAGCACCAGCTCACTGTCAACTCTGACCCCATGGACCTCTCTCGGAGCCTGGAGCTGACTGTGGAGCTACCAAAGGTTCAGTCCATCACAGAGTGCCATCTCAGCATTTCCCAGGTCAGGGACCACTCTGCTTCCCCTTCCCTTGTGCTATGCATAAGACCCTGTGATGGATTAACAAAAATTCTGTCCCTTTTGCTTAAACTCTTATGTTGACATAATAGCCTATGTTACATTATAAGTTATCCTTTCTGTGGTCTTGTGGGTCTAatagtctgtgtgtgtatttctctgtAGGATGATGTACTACTAGAAGTGGAGGATATGTACCATCTACACCTGGAGCTGCCTGAGACTGTGAATGAGGAGTCGGCCTCTGCCACATTCAACAAGAAGAAACGGTTATTAACTTTGCAAGTGTCTATACTCTAGTGTTGGTACTGCCGACACTAAAGAGACGCAAATTCATTAATAGACAAAACAATTCAAATAAATACTGTCTTTTCTGACAAGACACAGTTACACCCAGTAGGTGATTTGTCTTTCTGAAGAGATTGGGACTTTGGAAATTAGAGAAGGCAGTAATGTAATTTCTGCTATGCATCCTATAAGCTGTGCGTCTGAACCTTTGTAGTAGTAAACAGTACCTTAGTAAAGACATTCACAACAACATTAATGACTCGGGTGGAATTATACTCCTCCATGATCATGAGTTACATTAACTGCATGTCTGGGAAATAATTCACAAATAGTCCATATTCATGCAATAATCCATGTTTATTAAAACTTCAAAATTGTATTGTGAAGAACTTTATTCGTATTTGGCAACAACTTGTACTTCAAACAGTTACTGTAAGTCAAATGTCCATAGGACAGAGCCATTTTTGAAAGTATGGTTTTATCTCCAAACAGTAATAAATAGATTGGTCCCAATTGTTTTAATAACTACCTCTGCAGGGCTGCTGAGA
Encoded proteins:
- the LOC129831964 gene encoding transmembrane protease serine 5-like; translated protein: MNLDGDILSVIENPVAVSHPFHPEKTGVGGPQGAQSQSCHAWLRGIHSTNHVSAHRPVRVLVAVCAVGLLGGLAVGVWFLVRLLLRPTSSQSPAGLGDTKDTSFCNVTEDISVADPRKVFYRISPENSLLEIQLEKVPTWLPVCYERWNSSLGTLVCRQLGYLRLTKQKGVNLTDIGPNYTDGFIQITSEHKTSLENIWQLRGSCVTGKVIALKCFECGTRAKLPRIIGGVEATLGRWPWQVSLYYSNQHTCGGTIITSQWVVTAAHCVHNYRLPQVSSWVVYAGIVTRSSAKMAQYTGYAVEKIIYNKKYNPRSHDNDIALMKLLTPLNFSDTIRPICLPQYEHDLPGGTQCWISGWGYTQPDEVLIPATLKEAPVPLISTKKCNSSCMYNGEVTPRMLCAGYTEGKVDACQGDSGGPLVCQIDNVWRLVGVVSWGTGCAEPNHPGVYTKVAEFLGWIYDMIESY
- the pih1d2 gene encoding PIH1 domain-containing protein 2, which encodes MSSSLGCTKEVLQQVNQFWSMLDDLSQNDPQSYQMFIEKQMKQGTDYNAPPQPDSCLLTEMLEPNKGLLYINVCGWKRVPTPADENKPVPVCGGRLETYTDEGGDDYSVMDVAFSPAVLQQAQKDKREDQVHLLALSFTQQQHGLRLIQQYNVSSSKLKGSLEDMQRRLGSLKQSSPATNTASQTPASLLQQISLREGQTEDSTPVQLITSVQRTPGPGDQSNKTKNLIQVISSSVTAQPQRPQHQLTVNSDPMDLSRSLELTVELPKVQSITECHLSISQDDVLLEVEDMYHLHLELPETVNEESASATFNKKKRLLTLQVSIL